From Eremothecium sinecaudum strain ATCC 58844 chromosome III, complete sequence:
CGTGCTGCGTCTCTAGAAGACAGACAAAGAGTTCCAAATACTGGATGGCCAGTGGCGAGTTACGCATCACGAGACCTTTGGTTAACCATGCTATTATCTCAATATTGGCTTTGGATAAGTCAGTTACATTCACGAGTTCCTGCGCGTCTTCGTCGCTACACCACTTATTCACAAGCAAGGCTACCATTTGTAAGTAAGTTAGCTTCTCAAAAGTGTCCATATTAGATTCCCTGAGTAGGCTAATAATACGCTGAAGGACTTCTTTGACTTCAAATTGACATTTCTTGTCGATACTTGCCAAGATGTTTAAAAATACAACGGCGGACCTATCAGGAATTTCCAATATCTTCCTATTGTTAATGAACAGTTTGTTTTGATTATCCAAGTATTCCTGGTGGGCAGAGGTGCTCGTTTTAAGATTTAAAAACATCAAGCAACGCGAAAGGAGGATCAGGTTATGATCGCTTTGGGTTATGCAATcattatttaaaattattgTGAACAGCTTTAAATGTATTGCCTCCTTTAGCTTATCAAACCCACCGGGGGAAATGAGGTCGATGCTTGAATCAAACAAAGAGTGCAAACAGGAACAAAGCAGGAAATAGTATTCATCTGTAGCCCCATTTTTGGCCACAATTGAAAGTTTGTCCACCATCATGGTAATGCTCTCTTCCACAAATTTATGCGTGCATGAAACATATGAAGTAGAAACCTTTAGTATCGTTTCCAGAGGCACAGTTTTACCATTGTAATCGACATTTCTTACATCGCCTTTATCTGGTAACAGATCTAGCATGGGCTTCAAGGACATTTCTAAGAATATATCCTCATAATGTTTACCCACAATTTTCAATCCCTCCAAGCATGCCATATATATGTTATTATTACCGTCTGTTAATATAGTTTGCGTTAAATGCTCGACAACCATGTAGATTTCTTCCTTAGTTAGGTATCCCCTCATTTTGATCAGCTTTGTAAACTCTATTATTGCGAGTGTCCTCAAGGAGACCTCCACGGAAGAAGACGTAAGGGCTTTACTTAAAACCATAATTATTTCGTCCTTCCTATGCATTAGGCTGCTCCTTATTGGCGATTCAGCAGACTTTTCAGTTCCTGTTTCCCCAAACACAGTGATGTACGCATCAAAGAAAAACGATAGGTTTAGAATCATTAGCCTCTGCTTCTGAATATCCAGCTCTTCTGCATTGTTGAAAAATAGCGGCAGCACAGTATCCATCACTTTATCAAACGTCCTAGTGTCAACTGCAGCAATATGTGATAAAATACCACAGCTTTGCTTCAATTCCCTATCATACGCAAAGTTTGGCTTGAGTTCCTCGAAAACATGTGAGTAAAATTTGTCGAAACTAGCCTCATCGAAGTCCAACAGTCTTTTAGCAATAGCGCCAAGCACGCTCAAAGCGGTATCATAGTTATTATACACGGGGGTAGGAATGGTAGGATCATCCACGTCGTTGGAATTCATTATTTCGAATTTCAGTGCCTGCCATAGTTCAACCCAGTTTTTGTCCAAAGCAGTTGCAGGAAAACTTTCAACACCCTGTTTCAGGGTTAGAAGGGCGTCATCTTTAACGCTTGGCGAAGATGCGCTAATTTTCTCCACCAAATTACTGAAGGCATCCTCCGCATAGTTCGGCGTAGCACAAATGGCATTTCGAAGCGCCAACTTTAGGTCATCATTGCTGATCTTGTAAGGGTCATCGGCAGGTGGCTTAAATGTGATCGGGAAATAGCAAAACAGAATATCAAACAAATCCTCTTTGAACCCATCGATATTGCTCAAGGTGTTCCCAATTTTGGTATTTAAGCGGAAAGATAATAGTAGGTTTTTTGGATCCTTTTCTCCACTAGCGATGGAAATGAATGTTTCAATAAAGGTATCGTTCAAAACCTTGTTAGCGGCAACCTCATTTCCAAATCTCCGTATCACATTATCCAGGATTTCAAATGGAATATACCTTATCGCGGCTAGGTGATTTCTCGGCTGATATTGGTCATTCAAGATTTTCAAGAGCGGTATCAATTGGCTACTGGAGAATCCCTTCATACATACCAGGTATCTTATCCCAGTGAACGTCTCTTTCAAACACGGAATATCATCCATGCGGTTTTTATAGAATTCAAACATAACCTGAACATCTTTTTTAGATAGAACAGAAACATCCAGTTCCTTAAAAATACCCGAAAGACAACCCATTGCCTCAACTCTCACAACATCTTCGTCTGAGGTCATGTACTCTCTCAGCGAAATAACAACGTCCAGCAAACTTAAATTTTTACTTGCGATAGCATTCGCAATTCTAGCGGCTATTTTACCACCTTGAGCTTCGTTAATGCCAGCCGTAGCCAAAAACGACATAATATCGGCGTGTAGTTTACCAGAAGTATAGCTCATATCTGAAGTGCTTTCGAATCGATCTTGATTATTCTGCTACTCTTATGGATATCTCGTAGATGCCTAGCGGTTGTTACGTCTTCCCTTCTTGCGTAATGTAATCTGCGTTACCTATATTGCGCACCGTGTCAAAGTATACCCTCTAATACACTTCTTATCTCGATTTTCCTCTATTACTCAATACAGCTTCTAGTATTTTCTTTAATACCTTCAACCACTGAAAACTTCACTACCTCTTATGTCTACCGCAGCACAAGTTTATCACTTAGTACTAAGCTGTATTTTACAGTATAATCCCCGCCAATAAACTAACAGGATCGCCTATGAAAATACATAACAATAAATTACTAAGGCTTTTTACAATATTAGTATATGCTAAATGATGTAgctaaaaaaaatactATGTATATGAATATCACATCTAACGAAGACAATAATGGCGCCTAGATTTTCTGGATTCATAAGTAAATAAACTATTTAGCGCACACTAACAGCCTACG
This genomic window contains:
- the MET18 gene encoding Met18p (Syntenic homolog of Ashbya gossypii AER377C; Syntenic homolog of Saccharomyces cerevisiae YIL128W (MET18)) gives rise to the protein MSYTSGKLHADIMSFLATAGINEAQGGKIAARIANAIASKNLSLLDVVISLREYMTSDEDVVRVEAMGCLSGIFKELDVSVLSKKDVQVMFEFYKNRMDDIPCLKETFTGIRYLVCMKGFSSSQLIPLLKILNDQYQPRNHLAAIRYIPFEILDNVIRRFGNEVAANKVLNDTFIETFISIASGEKDPKNLLLSFRLNTKIGNTLSNIDGFKEDLFDILFCYFPITFKPPADDPYKISNDDLKLALRNAICATPNYAEDAFSNLVEKISASSPSVKDDALLTLKQGVESFPATALDKNWVELWQALKFEIMNSNDVDDPTIPTPVYNNYDTALSVLGAIAKRLLDFDEASFDKFYSHVFEELKPNFAYDRELKQSCGILSHIAAVDTRTFDKVMDTVLPLFFNNAEELDIQKQRLMILNLSFFFDAYITVFGETGTEKSAESPIRSSLMHRKDEIIMVLSKALTSSSVEVSLRTLAIIEFTKLIKMRGYLTKEEIYMVVEHLTQTILTDGNNNIYMACLEGLKIVGKHYEDIFLEMSLKPMLDLLPDKGDVRNVDYNGKTVPLETILKVSTSYVSCTHKFVEESITMMVDKLSIVAKNGATDEYYFLLCSCLHSLFDSSIDLISPGGFDKLKEAIHLKLFTIILNNDCITQSDHNLILLSRCLMFLNLKTSTSAHQEYLDNQNKLFINNRKILEIPDRSAVVFLNILASIDKKCQFEVKEVLQRIISLLRESNMDTFEKLTYLQMVALLVNKWCSDEDAQELVNVTDLSKANIEIIAWLTKGLVMRNSPLAIQYLELFVCLLETQHGSTVTPLFEVLVLDLPIFRKFKKIVSNHNARMLYKQKLFNDIARKLVSGFKMADDMTIKNNYLTSLSLILRNIPTDISVTYIEELLPLLLQALNIENSDVRASSLKTLMETMQQASELMTGHVETLIMIVLKLFQPSKFNNTSVRLLSLQMLKGLAENMPINYLIPLRETILSELVIALGDKKRLIRKQAIDTRQTYFELGHKVL